A genomic window from Henningerozyma blattae CBS 6284 chromosome 3, complete genome includes:
- the TBLA0C06260 gene encoding uncharacterized protein yields MNEVTEPALTQKDATTLRNFYKLRRAINGFSESMKIIDELALDDYTLMDMKTNGNSLQKLIGSSATMDTASLIKSLIPSLRDIIRECNYDEQKNELGQYIRYPIVSNPELEHLAFIHRSYTSMNVNLTEEQKIIMSNERLEFLGDSWLGALVSYIIYVKYPTANEGALSKMKEAIVNNINLYEWSGQLGFRDRLQNNIPAASMKVKDKLSKRYADCVEAYIGALVVDRYGSEYKDLTDWLYSLSQDKLDEISPGLLRYDFNKNAKGELASYLQANKLGAKVHYVRLNDSTPFRAQALLGDIVLGEAVGHNAREAEQRAAMVALSNRELIQQYSSFDLEDLNGPTIEETPSSASSIALGSFDPVATFNNNITQVSEESESNSYHDDINSSDHNGTYCSETSDNTSPASNNCQPSKHSNYSSIITKEMTQKLTDEIMTEFLDRMSEMLVTMTTKVSEKVLNSISSSKNVELHPKNTNSNGNTNNNNTHKTNYNHNTSVNQGNNTNTNTNTNTNTNTNTNTNTNTNTNTNTNTNTTTNNNNNNNNNNNNNNNNNNNNNNRNKNKNIKPVRYDDKVYHNNSDNNLKSNTFTTSENYRQLPNIVNNINYSGRPGSLDPAKDPSPNGKPNRSLKQGKLGSLDPAKSASGFKNPSSYEMYSNNGSNNIHHDYNSNGHTIPYQQNNLSDNGNMNSTVKIPSDNNAMEVLYKALTKEQLYPDYSIEDHAKGFLSVCTVKGVGTYLGEGFGRNKKLAKHHAAQDAIRKNMLNNPELSRYR; encoded by the coding sequence ATGAACGAAGTAACCGAACCAGCTTTGACTCAAAAGGATGCTACAACTTTAAGAAACTTCTATAAGCTAAGAAGAGCAATTAATGGGTTTTCTGAGTCCATGAAAATCATTGATGAATTAGCTCTGGATGATTACACATTAATGGATATGAAGACCAATGGAAACTCCTTACAAAAGCTAATTGGTTCTTCAGCTACTATGGATACTGCTAGcttaataaaatcattaattcCTTCTTTAAGAGACATCATTCGAGAATGTAATTATGACgaacaaaaaaatgaacTAGGTCAATATATCAGATATCCAATTGTTTCAAACCCAGAATTAGAACATTTAGCATTCATTCATAGAAGTTATACAAGTATGAATGTCAATTTGACTgaagaacaaaaaattatcatgaGTAATGAACGTTTAGAGTTCTTGGGTGATAGTTGGTTGGGTGCTTTAGTttcatatataatatacGTGAAATACCCAACGGCAAATGAAGGCGCCCTTTCCAAGATGAAAGAAGCTATTGTtaacaatattaatttatatgaaTGGAGTGGTCAATTGGGTTTTAGGGACCGTTTACAAAACAATATTCCTGCAGCTTCAATGAAAGTTAAAGATAAGCTATCCAAGCGTTATGCAGACTGTGTTGAAGCATATATTGGGGCTTTGGTTGTAGATAGATATGGTAGTGaatataaagatttaaCTGATTGGCTATATTCATTATCTCAAGATAAGTTGGACGAAATTAGCCCTGGCTTGTTAAGATATgactttaataaaaatgcaAAAGGGGAATTAGCATCATATTTACAAGCAAATAAGCTAGGTGCTAAAGTTCATTATGTAAGACTCAATGATTCTACACCATTTAGAGCTCAAGCATTATTAGGTGATATAGTTTTGGGTGAAGCAGTTGGTCACAATGCACGAGAGGCAGAACAGAGAGCTGCAATGGTAGCTTTATCGAACAGAGAACTAATTCAACAATATTCTAGTTTTGATttagaagatttaaatGGTCCAACTATTGAAGAAACTCCATCGTCTGCATCATCGATTGCTCTAGGCTCATTTGATCCTGTTGcaacttttaataataatatcactCAAGTATCGGAAGAATCAGAATCTAACTCTTATCACGATGATATAAATAGCAGTGATCACAACGGAACCTATTGTTCAGAAACTTCTGACAATACATCACCAGCTAGCAATAATTGCCAACCATCAAAGCACAGTAATTACTCATCTATAATAACCAAGGAGATGACACAAAAGTTAACTGATGAAATAATGACCGAATTTTTAGATCGAATGAGTGAAATGTTGGTAACGATGACTACTAAAGTCAGTGAAAAAGTATTGAATTCCATCTCTTCATCCAAAAACGTTGAGCTACATCCAAAGAATACTAACTCTAATggtaatactaataataataacactCATAAAACTAATTACAACCATAACACTAGCGTTAATCAAGgcaataatactaatactaatactaatactaatactaatactaatactaatactaatactaatactaatactaatactaatactaatactaatactaatactactactaataataataataataataataataataataataataataataataataataataataataataatagaaataagaataagaaTATCAAACCTGTCAGATATGATGATAAGGTTTATCATAACAATTCTGATAATAACTTGAAATCAAATACTTTTACCACTTCAGAAAATTATAGACAACTACCTAATATAGtgaataatatcaattattcTGGTAGACCAGGGTCTTTAGATCCTGCTAAAGATCCATCTCCAAATGGCAAACCAAATAGATCACTAAAACAAGGCAAACTTGGATCCCTTGACCCAGCAAAATCTGCATCTGGATTTAAAAATCCATCATCATATGAAAtgtattcaaataatggaagtaataatattcatcatGATTATAATTCTAATGGGCATACAATACCTTATCAACAAAATAACTTGAGCGATAATGGAAATATGAATAGCACAGTGAAGATTCCGAGTGATAATAATGCAATGGAAGTTCTTTACAAGGCTTTGACGAAAGAGCAATTATACCCAGACTATTCAATTGAGGACCATGCAAAAGGTTTCCTCTCAGTATGTACAGTTAAGGGTGTTGGTACATATCTAGGAGAAGGATTTGGTCGAAATAAGAAGCTTGCTAAGCACCATGCTGCTCAAGATGCTATTAGAAAGAATATGCTAAATAATCCTGAATTATCCCGCTATAGATAA
- the TBLA0C06250 gene encoding alpha-mannosyltransferase translates to MSKISIGRRTWRLYFIVTIVILSLYSFFEPQVNDNVSYYVDTLQNNAKIKQNIYLQNSLSSLRVTPLNRVPVSPLEVIPDYDRDVKIKRSSFFNYIFNRNYFKDFQDLDIDLKCDFYLKNLYEINQDWTNDFDSVSYLTDDVNENEMLENLKKKMGSQLVDKDALTLFRRKNDITLAYQRLRIYDRCFIQNNVDINKIFNKDLEIDNKEGKFQNNFHQPNPKLEYSNQFEFEHRMFPFLKYFNENNFTEMIPHFKGPDGKDIVKGKIPIIDPTDGSLIHSDDYNYDITKTFWSNWNILSSKVGKRGIILSFSDGQTETALRLISTLRFMGNRLPIQIIFKNDISDKSIEQVFYVATNKNYKPFNDQVNWEHKNDVKQNVYFVDIENLLDPKYKDKFSRFKNKWLASNFNMFEEFLFIDTDAITYIDPNDYFELQEYKESGTVFFRDRTWPKQWGDEAKCSSLMSLLPPRILESKYFNNYPLFDVDYIKETPSTRLSIEEKIYKRYFENGRIHQMESGVFAINKNKHIISILTGTILNIDHVTESCGYGDKEFFWFGFMISGHKYRFYNTTVGVIGNYDPIHKSDVQEVGEICSVQISHFTHDNKLMWINGGSNNCKFGGFSDKDWDKKELKRLGKSFSSKDEFKNFYHIKPISSNYGMISGDGYSSWRKIDQLCGGYYYCVRYERRLADADFKDGTELGELVIFDDQDRLRIDYTNTVWAYFDHKALEKEMNPDKN, encoded by the coding sequence ATGTCCAAGATCTCAATTGGTAGAAGAACTTGGAGGCTCTATTTTATTGTCACAATTGTTATACTGAGTCTTTACTCTTTTTTTGAGCCACAAGTAAACGATAATGTATCTTATTATGTCGACACTCTACAGAATAAtgcaaaaataaaacagaatatttatttacaaaactCATTGTCTTCCCTGAGAGTTACCCCATTAAATAGAGTCCCCGTGTCTCCCCTAGAAGTCATACCAGATTATGATAGGGAtgttaaaataaaaagaagttcatttttcaactatatatttaatagaaattattttaaagacTTCCAGGATCTAGATATAGATTTGAAGTgtgatttttatttaaaaaatttatatgaaATTAATCAAGATTGGACCAATGATTTTGATTCTGTATCTTATTTAACTGATGatgttaatgaaaatgaaatgttagaaaatttgaaaaaaaaaatgggaTCTCAATTGGTTGATAAAGATGCATTAACTTTGTTTCgaagaaaaaatgatatCACTTTAGCATATCAAAGATTAAGAATTTATGATAGATGTTTCATACAGAATAATGTTGATATTAACAAGATATTCAATAAAGATCTcgaaattgataataaagagggtaaatttcaaaataattttcatcaaCCAAACCcaaaattagaatattcaaatcaattCGAGTTCGAACATAGAATGTTCCcctttttaaaatattttaatgaaaataattttactgAAATGATTCCACATTTTAAAGGGCCTGATGGGAAAGATATTGTTAAGGGTAAAATTCCAATTATTGATCCAACTGATGGTTCTTTGATACATTCTGATGACTACAATTATGATATCACTAAAACTTTCTGGAGTAATTGGAACATCTTAAGTTCCAAGGTAGGAAAACGTGGTATTATACTAAGTTTTTCAGATGGTCAAACTGAAACTGCATTAAGATTAATTTCTACTTTGAGATTTATGGGGAATAGATTACCAatccaaattattttcaaaaatgatATCTCCGACAAATCAATTGAACAAGTTTTTTATGTAgctactaataaaaattataaaccTTTTAATGATCAAGTTAATTGGGAACATAAGAATGACGTGAAACAGAATGtttattttgttgatattgaaaacttACTTGAtccaaaatataaagacaAATTCAGTaggtttaaaaataaatggttagcttcaaattttaacatgtttgaagaatttttattcattgaTACAGATGCCATTACTTATATTGATCCAAATGATTATTTCGAATTACAAGAGTATAAAGAATCTGGGACTGTCTTTTTCAGGGATCGTACCTGGCCAAAACAGTGGGGTGATGAAGCTAAATGTTCTTCTTTGATGTCATTATTACCTCCAAGAATCTTAGaaagtaaatattttaataattatccATTATTTGATGTCGACTACATTAAAGAAACGCCTTCTACTAGATtatcaattgaagaaaaaatatataaaagatattttgaaaatggtCGTATCCATCAAATGGAATCTGGTGTTTTtgcaattaataaaaataaacataTTATTTCGATTTTAACTGGTACTATCTTAAATATCGATCATGTTACAGAAAGTTGTGGGTATGGTGATAAAGAGTTTTTTTGGTTTGGATTTATGATTTCTGGCCATAAATATAGATTCTATAATACTACTGTAGGCGTTATTGGTAATTATGATCCAATTCATAAATCGGATGTTCAAGAAGTTGGCGAAATATGTTCCGTTCAAATCAGTCATTTTACACACGATAATAAGTTAATGTGGATAAATGGTGGttctaataattgtaaatttgGAGGTTTCTCCGATAAAGATTGGGATAAAAAGGAATTGAAAAGGTTAGGTAAAAGTTTTTCATCAAAggatgaatttaaaaatttctatCATATTAAACCAATCAGCTCCAACTATGGCATGATCTCAGGTGATGGATATTCTTCATGGAGAAAGATCGATCAATTATGTGGTGGTTACTACTATTGTGTTCGTTACGAAAGAAGGTTAGCAGATGCTGATTTTAAAGACGGTACTGAGCTAGGTGAATTGGTCATTTTTGATGACCAGGATCGTCTTCGTATTGATTATACTAATACAGTATGGGCATATTTTGATCATAAAGCCTTAGAAAAAGAGATGAATCCTGATAAAAATTAG